A window of the Thermotoga sp. SG1 genome harbors these coding sequences:
- a CDS encoding carbohydrate ABC transporter permease, which yields MSLKKKEAGLGWSLISIYLLYTAIFWGYPFVWMLILAFSKWKFVGSPRFVGLQNFFRIFEDRMFWKVFLNTMNFLSYFIPMVFVASILFALALNRMKYFKTSVTLSFLVAYVSSGVAYSIMFQRIFSEVGPINRFLYNTFGITIPWFTDPQLAMLTIAIMVTWKFVGYYGLILYSGLQAIPKSIYEAAELDGATPWIKFWKITLPLLNPAIVTVLILAVNLSFGIFTEPYMITGGGPMNRTLTFMLYMYNTAFQRINPSYATTIAVMTALINFSIVIFIRKVIEKEVTIV from the coding sequence ATGTCGCTAAAAAAGAAGGAAGCAGGGTTGGGCTGGAGTTTGATATCGATATATCTTCTCTACACGGCGATATTCTGGGGCTATCCGTTCGTCTGGATGTTGATTCTTGCTTTTTCCAAATGGAAGTTCGTGGGATCTCCCAGATTCGTAGGTCTTCAGAACTTCTTCCGGATCTTCGAAGACAGGATGTTCTGGAAAGTTTTTCTGAACACGATGAATTTTCTTTCCTACTTCATCCCCATGGTGTTCGTCGCCTCCATCCTGTTTGCACTCGCTCTGAACAGAATGAAGTATTTCAAAACCTCTGTGACCCTCAGCTTCTTAGTCGCTTATGTCTCTTCAGGTGTTGCCTACTCCATTATGTTCCAGAGGATCTTTTCAGAGGTGGGACCGATAAACAGGTTCCTGTACAACACCTTCGGTATCACAATACCCTGGTTCACCGACCCACAACTTGCTATGCTGACTATAGCCATCATGGTCACCTGGAAGTTCGTTGGATACTACGGCCTTATTCTTTATTCAGGACTTCAGGCCATTCCAAAGTCCATATACGAAGCAGCGGAGCTGGATGGTGCAACTCCATGGATCAAGTTTTGGAAGATCACACTTCCTCTTTTGAACCCCGCCATTGTAACTGTTTTAATTTTGGCTGTGAACCTCTCCTTTGGTATATTCACCGAACCGTACATGATCACAGGTGGCGGTCCCATGAACAGAACTCTCACGTTCATGCTTTACATGTACAACACCGCCTTTCAGAGGATAAATCCCAGTTACGCGACAACCATAGCGGTCATGACCGCTCTCATAAACTTCTCGATAGTCATCTTTATCAGAAAGGTCATTGAAAAAGAGGTGACCATAGTATGA
- a CDS encoding LacI family DNA-binding transcriptional regulator — protein MPTIEDVAKLAGVSIATVSRVINGSGYVSERTRYRVWKAIEELGYRPEISAKILASKGKLFHAYIFASKRILSPLQTRGILGEFYGVIIKAIEENCEKLGIKVELKFLEEFSKYVDADGYIFVGGDVTREFIREVKSKKKPFVLVDHYIPGERVDCVISDGYDGAVYATNYLISRGFKKIVHIHGPLQPYGFKMRYDGYKDAMEKSGLMPRFYECDDTEEGTRKIVDIMLNSYGTPEAIFTSNDSIAFWVIKRLKEHGLKIPNDVSVVGFDDIVDAENFDPPLTTLRVFKYEMGCVACKRLHELLTKVNPHPLRTLVFTQFVKRKSTK, from the coding sequence TTGCCAACAATAGAAGATGTCGCAAAACTTGCAGGAGTTTCCATCGCCACGGTCTCACGGGTGATAAACGGATCAGGATACGTTTCTGAAAGAACCAGATACAGAGTCTGGAAAGCAATAGAAGAACTTGGATACAGGCCAGAAATCTCGGCGAAAATCCTCGCTTCGAAGGGAAAACTGTTCCACGCTTATATCTTCGCCAGTAAAAGAATTCTCTCACCCCTTCAAACCAGAGGGATTCTCGGTGAGTTCTACGGGGTGATAATAAAAGCCATTGAGGAAAATTGTGAGAAATTGGGAATAAAAGTAGAGTTGAAATTTCTTGAAGAATTTTCGAAATACGTTGACGCAGATGGATACATATTCGTGGGAGGAGACGTCACGAGGGAGTTCATAAGAGAAGTGAAATCCAAGAAGAAACCCTTTGTACTTGTGGATCACTACATACCCGGTGAGAGAGTGGATTGTGTGATAAGCGACGGATACGACGGTGCTGTTTACGCAACGAATTACCTCATATCCAGAGGGTTCAAAAAGATCGTACACATCCACGGACCGCTTCAGCCGTATGGTTTCAAGATGAGATACGACGGCTACAAAGATGCCATGGAAAAATCTGGATTGATGCCTCGTTTTTATGAGTGCGATGATACAGAAGAAGGTACGAGAAAAATTGTAGACATAATGCTGAACTCTTACGGAACACCCGAGGCCATCTTTACATCCAACGACAGTATTGCCTTCTGGGTGATCAAACGACTCAAAGAACACGGCTTGAAAATTCCAAATGACGTTTCCGTTGTGGGTTTCGACGATATCGTTGACGCAGAAAATTTCGATCCACCGTTGACCACTTTGAGGGTATTCAAATACGAAATGGGTTGCGTTGCATGTAAGCGCTTACATGAGTTGTTGACGAAGGTGAATCCTCATCCTCTTCGAACCCTCGTCTTCACTCAATTTGTAAAGAGAAAAAGCACGAAATGA
- the rny gene encoding ribonuclease Y, producing MLWYVLAGVGGLLVGYLIASYQINQKLKKAEKDAKSILEKAEKEANEIKKKAIVEGREEVHRLREEFERERARKEEELRSLEERLLKREELLTRKEENLEKRETHIEEMKAILEEKMKEVEEKEKRIDEELNKLAGMTVEEARELILEEARQRYEHDLAKLYKEMKEQVEEEAEKEAKKVIAFAVQRYAPDYVGEITVSTVSLPSDDMKGRIIGREGRNIRTFEKITGVDLIIDDTPEVVVLSCFNPLRREIARITLEKLVADGRIHPARIEEMYEKAKQEVEKAIKEAGREATFKAGVMGLHPELVKLLGKLKYRTSYGQNVLYHSIEVALLAGYMASELGLNADKARRGGLLHDIGKAVDQELEGSHTTIGAELARRYGEKEDIINMILSHHGEEDPRTPEAVLVAAADALSAARPGARRESLENYIKRLMKLEEIAKSFKYVEKAYAIQAGREIRVIVEPDKVDDALAEKLAYDISKKIEEELEYPGVLKVVVIREKRSVAYAK from the coding sequence ATGTTGTGGTATGTACTCGCGGGTGTCGGAGGACTTCTGGTGGGATATCTAATCGCAAGCTATCAGATAAATCAAAAACTCAAAAAGGCAGAAAAAGACGCAAAGTCCATTCTCGAAAAAGCAGAAAAGGAAGCAAACGAGATAAAGAAAAAGGCCATCGTAGAAGGTAGAGAAGAAGTTCACAGATTGAGGGAAGAGTTCGAAAGGGAAAGAGCACGAAAGGAAGAAGAACTCAGATCACTCGAGGAAAGGCTTCTAAAAAGAGAAGAACTTCTCACCAGAAAGGAAGAGAATCTGGAAAAGAGAGAAACCCATATCGAGGAGATGAAAGCAATCCTGGAAGAGAAGATGAAAGAAGTGGAGGAAAAAGAAAAACGAATAGACGAGGAACTCAACAAACTCGCGGGTATGACCGTTGAAGAGGCAAGGGAGTTGATTCTGGAGGAAGCAAGACAGAGATACGAACACGACCTTGCAAAGCTCTACAAAGAGATGAAAGAGCAGGTAGAAGAGGAAGCCGAAAAAGAAGCAAAAAAAGTCATAGCGTTTGCCGTACAAAGATACGCACCAGATTATGTGGGAGAAATCACTGTTTCCACCGTTTCTCTTCCATCCGATGATATGAAAGGGAGAATCATAGGAAGGGAAGGAAGAAACATCAGGACCTTTGAAAAGATCACAGGCGTCGATCTGATAATAGACGACACACCAGAAGTGGTTGTGCTTTCCTGTTTCAATCCCCTCAGAAGGGAGATCGCCCGCATCACTCTGGAAAAACTCGTAGCAGATGGTAGAATACATCCTGCAAGGATAGAGGAGATGTACGAAAAGGCAAAACAGGAAGTTGAGAAGGCCATAAAGGAGGCAGGACGGGAAGCCACGTTCAAGGCAGGAGTTATGGGACTCCACCCGGAACTCGTGAAGCTCCTCGGAAAACTCAAATACAGAACAAGTTACGGTCAGAACGTTCTGTACCATTCCATAGAGGTTGCTCTTCTTGCCGGTTACATGGCTTCAGAACTCGGCCTGAACGCTGACAAAGCAAGAAGGGGTGGACTGCTCCACGACATAGGAAAAGCGGTGGATCAGGAACTCGAAGGATCGCACACCACCATAGGGGCAGAACTTGCCAGAAGATACGGCGAAAAAGAAGACATCATCAACATGATACTCAGTCACCACGGAGAAGAAGATCCAAGAACACCAGAAGCGGTGCTCGTGGCAGCTGCCGATGCACTGTCCGCCGCAAGACCAGGTGCAAGAAGAGAAAGCCTGGAAAATTACATAAAACGACTTATGAAACTCGAGGAAATTGCAAAGAGTTTCAAGTATGTTGAAAAAGCATACGCTATTCAAGCGGGAAGAGAAATAAGGGTGATAGTTGAACCGGACAAAGTGGACGATGCACTCGCTGAAAAACTCGCTTATGACATTTCAAAGAAGATAGAGGAGGAACTAGAATATCCAGGTGTGCTGAAGGTAGTGGTCATAAGAGAGAAAAGAAGCGTCGCTTACGCAAAGTAA
- a CDS encoding regulatory protein RecX: protein MAYYGKRRRNQRKQTNPLKYALRLLKYRVRFENELRNRLKNQGFSDEEVENTIATLKKQGYIDDEKAAYLFAVDEIRLKLFGPKIVKMKLRSLGVDEETSEKAIEKALSEIDFSEELKRLKTRFESRQEMKDYLYKRGFEISQIEEILDQIDGGER, encoded by the coding sequence ATGGCTTACTACGGCAAACGGAGGAGGAACCAGAGAAAGCAGACGAATCCTCTTAAGTACGCTTTGAGACTTTTAAAATATCGCGTCAGGTTTGAAAACGAACTGAGAAATCGTTTGAAAAACCAGGGTTTTTCTGATGAAGAGGTTGAAAACACGATCGCCACATTGAAAAAGCAGGGTTACATTGACGATGAGAAGGCTGCTTATCTTTTCGCAGTGGACGAGATCCGTTTGAAACTCTTTGGACCGAAGATCGTGAAGATGAAACTGAGATCACTCGGAGTGGACGAAGAAACATCCGAAAAGGCGATAGAAAAAGCTCTCTCTGAGATTGATTTTTCTGAAGAGTTGAAGAGATTGAAAACACGTTTTGAAAGTCGTCAGGAAATGAAAGACTACCTCTACAAAAGAGGGTTCGAGATTTCTCAGATCGAGGAAATTCTCGATCAAATAGATGGAGGTGAACGATGA